The window ATACGCGGGCGCGTGATTGATATTAACCTATTGAATACTTTGGTGATGCAAATTGGACCGAATCCGCTAATAGGGCGTTTATCAGGCAAAACCGTTTCTTTTCCCAACAGCCTGCTGCTGAGTTTTCCGCTCTACCGCGACAATATTTTGGGCAGCTATGTGGTGCATATGTTTGATATTCCCGTGCCGATTCATTTGGATTCGGATGCGATTGTGCCGCGCTTGGAAGCGGTGCTTTTGGAAAAATGTTCGCCCTATATTGATGAAATTTCGGCGCATTTGGAAGCGGTGCAGGTGCAGAAACTGTTTATTACCCCACCCGCACAACCCAGCATCAGCCGCGTGCCTTATGATGACAAAGTATATAACTTGGCGGTGCGCTTTGCTGCGCCCGTGGGCTTGCGGGTGGATATTCAACAAGCGGTATTGGATGAGTTTATTCGGGTACAATACCGTTTGCTAAATCCTTAATGACCTTGAGATTTTAAAATTTCCAAGGCTTTTTTAGCATCTTCATGGTTTTGTGCAGCGGCTTTTTCAAACCATTGGCGTGCTGTTTGGTCGTTTTTCGCCACACCATACCCGTTATAATACAAACTACCAAGCCCATATTGCGCAACAGCATGATTTTGCGCAGCGGCTTTTTCATACCATTTACGCGCAGCTTGATAATCTTGCTTTACCCCCCAGCCAAGCGCATATAAACTACCTAGATTATGTTGTGCAGTAGCATGATTTTGCGCAGCCGCCTTTTCAAACCATTGACGTGCTGTTTGGTAATTTTGTGTTACACCACGCCCATGTACATATAAATTACCCAAATTACTTTGTGCGCCAGCATGATTCTGTGCAACAGCTTTTTCAAACCACTGACGCGCAGCTTGATAATTTTGCTTTACGCCCCAGCCATGCTCATACAATATACCCAGTGCGTATTGTGCTTCAGCATGATTTTGTGCCGCTGCTTTACTAAACCACTGATAAGCACTTGGATAGTTTTGCCCTACACCCAATCCGTCTTTATACAAAATACCCAATCCAACTTGAGCATCAGAATTACCCTGAGCAGCCGATTTTTCAAACCATTGTCTCGCGGTTTGATAATTTTTTGTTATAAATTTGCGCGGATTTTGACACGTTTTTGCGTTAATTTTGTCATACAGCACATGACAAAACAATCGCAAAATTTTAAAGCCCATTGCTCATCTTGGAAAATAAATCAGCCCTGCTATTAAAGCAGGGCTATTGCTATATATGCCACTCAATAGCCATACTATTGCTTGGCTCTGTCGCCCCGATAAAGCATCATGCACCTATCGTTAATCACCAATTAGGGGCTGACCATGCTGGCTTACAATATTTACAACGGCTTTTGCAAACACCTGTTTGATGTGGGCGTGGAAGTGTACGAAGTACCGTTTGACCTTGCCGCCGCCGCGTTGCAAAAGCACCTGCAGGGTGTATCTAAAGCGGAAGCTGCTGCATTTTTGGACGGCTGCGACGGTGGCGATTTTGCTGCCGACTTATTGTATTATCTGAATGAACAAGGCAGCGGTTATGATTGGGACAAGCCCGATGCACTTGTCTCACTGCAAAGTGCGCTTGACCGCGTTTGTGCTGATTGGCTGGCAGATGCTGTAAGCCCGCGCCCACGCAGCACGGATTTTTTAAGAACGGCATATCTGGGTTGCCGCAGGTTAATACAGGCATAAGACAACGGCAGGGGTAACACCCTGCCGTTTTTTCAGGCTGTCTGAATCCCGCTAGAAGCGGTAAACCAAATTATCCTCGTAAACCGCTTGTTGGTTAATATGGGTGGTCAGGCTGATTTTTTGGTAGTCCTTGAACCTGTCCCAGCCCTCCATCTTATCGCCAATCACCAAATCCAAATACTCAAGTAGCTCGCTGCGCGTTGATGAAAAGAACACAAACGGCGGTCGCACCAGCCGCATCAGGCGCAAAAATTGTACCATGCCGAAGTAACCTGCCTTGCGGTAGCTGCCCTGCTGGGTACAGACATAAGGCGGGTCTAATACCAGCAGGGTTTTGGGGTCGTCCAGGTGCGGCGGAAGCAGCTCGTGATAGGGCTGGCTGACAATCTCAAGCCCGTCTAAATAGTCGGTGGCATCGGGGTAATCGTGCTGGCGCACGCAGTGGTAAAACTGATGGCTGTATAAATCAGGTAAATCGCGTGCGGTCTTGCCGCTAAACAACAGCCATGCCGCCAAACAGTCCAAATCCAAGTAACCGCCAAAGCCGTTAATCGCTGCTTCGGCTGCTTTTTTGACCGCATCGGGTAGCCGTTTTTGTCGCGGCTGGTGTTGAAGCAAATCGGCAAGAATCTGGCGCAGGCGGTTGGTGTCGGGGATATGTGCCAGCCGCTCGGCATAGCCGTCAAAATCATTATAGATAACGCGGGCGGCGGGCTTGCAGCGTTTGGCGGTGTGGGCGAGTAAGCCGCTGCCGCCAAAGGCATCAATAATGGTCCAGCCTGCACCATCGCCATCTAAATGCTGATTTAATAGGGATTTAAAGTGGTTTAAAAAGCGGCGTTTTTGCCCTGTGAACGGCAAAGGTGCTTGTGTATATGCCATATATCTCCTTAATGGCGGTACTCACGGCACTCTGTTGGAAAAACAAACAACCGCCATCGCTGATGACGGTTATCAATAAGCATGATAAAATCTGTCAGCTATATATTATTTTTGAACAACGGATAGTTGGCAATCAGCAGCTCGTTGGCACGCTGGTTGCCGCCGCTGGGTACGCTGTAGCGCAGTTTAACGGGCAGCGTGTGGAAGCCGTCAAATATCTCTCTAATCTGCGGCACATCGTTGATAGACAGCAGAAATTTACCCTTAATCCCGCGCAATTGGGTTGCCAATGCGCTAAAATCATCACGGCTGAAAATACCCTTGCCGTATGCGCCCTCGCAGCCCCAATACGGCGGGTCCACATAGAAAAAGGTATCGTCGGCATCGTAGCGGCGGATAAACTCGCTATACGGTAACCGCTCCAGCATCACGCCCTGCAAACGTTGGCGGCTGTCTGTCAGCTCCTGCATCAGCTTTTGTGGGTTGAAGCGTGGCGGACGGTTGCGGCGCGATGCACAGCTCTGCTCTATCACGCGCCCACCAAAGCTCAAACGGTGTAAATACAGGAAGCGCACGGCACGCTGTACATCGGTCAGGCTGTCGGGCGGGGTGGCTTGTAGCCGTTGATACTCATCGCGGCTGGGCAGCATCTGCTCGGCAAGGCGCAACAGCTCTGGGCTGTGGTTTTGAACCACCCGATAGAGATTGATAATGTCGGCATTGATGTCGTTTAGGGCTTCGGTGCGGCTGGGGGATTTGTGGAATAGCAACCACGCTGCGCCCGCAAACACCTCTGCATAGCAGTGGTGGGCGGGAATCAAAGGGATTAGCGTGGAAGTTAAACGGGATTTGCCGCCAAACCAGCCGCGAAGCGGGCTGGCGGGTGGGGAATTAGCCATTAGTTTCCTTATTATTGGTACTCGCGGCACTCTGGGTTAAAGGAACTCTGTGGCACTCTGAACGGATTAAAAACTAAAACGGTTCATCACTTTACATTTACGGCATTTAATTTCTACCGTGCCGCCTGTGGCGCGGGCAAGTAATGACAAACATTTTTTACAACGAAGTTGGCGGTATTGCATCTGTGCAGTCCTTTTGCGTAGTGTTACAATCGCGCCGCCTAGCTAGGTGGCGGCATTCTGACGCAGGCTGCTTCTGCTGATGGCGCGGGGCAAATGGTGTTGGTAGCACCGCTCCGCGTTGCCGTCTTTCTCAAAAAACGCCGCCAGTATATCGGGCGGCGTTTGTCTTGACTGCTTGCGGCGTTTCAATACACTTTATGTTTCCTGCTCCAACAAGTGATTGAGGATTTTATCGCGCTCGCCGTGTGCCATTGCTTCAATCCGCAAGGTTTCGCGGTATTCGGCAGCTTCGGCGGCAAGGGTAAACTGTGCCTGAATACCCAGTTCCGCCAGCTTGTCTTTAAGCTGTTGCGGGCTGACACGGAAAAACTCTTTACGGTGGTTGACCTTGTTTACACGGGCATCGCTAAAGGCGCGGTGCAGTTGTTTTTCCAGCGCGGGCGCATCGTCTGAATAAATAATGGCGTGTACGTCAAACAGAAACGGTACGGACGCATCGCCCAGCTCACGCACGCGGTCAAGCGGTTCAAGGCGGCGCGTCATGCCGATTTTAACCATGTTTTCGCCAAACGAGCCGATATTGGAAATCAGGTAAACGTGTCCCGCACGGGTTTGTTGCGCCATAGACAGGGCGCGTTGGTTTTTCTCTTCCGCTTCTTTAAGTTTTTGGCTTAAATCTGCCAGTTGGCTTTCGTATTGGGCGCGTTGTTCGGCGGTGGCGCGTTCCAATTCAGCGCGGGCTTTGTCCATTGCTTTTTGCAGCATGGACTCTTCTTTGGCGGCATCGCGCATGGCTTTTTCGTATTCTTTACGGGCGCGTTCTTCTTCGCGTGCCTGTTCGCGGATGGCGCGTTGCTGTTCGCGCTCTTCCGTGCGTAGCGTGTGCAATACGCTTGCCCACTTTAATTCTTCTTGGCGCAGTTGGTAGTAATCTTTACGCACCGCACCAGCAAAAGCGGCGGCTTTAGCGTGGTATTCGGTCAGCGCGTAAATATCTGCCAGTTCTTGTTTGAGTTTGCCGTAGTTTTCGTGTTTGACTTCGGCAAGCAGTTGTTCGGCTTTGGTATTGAAAAAATCCAGCAATACTTTGGAAACAGCGGCATCGCCTGATGTGGCATTGCCTGACTGAATGCTGTCGCGCACTTGTTTGCGGCAGGTTTTCAGCTTTTCGCCTGCGTTGTGGATACTGTATTCTTGGGCGATGTCGTCAATCAGTTGCACGGACGGAATCAGATACTGGTCGCCGTAACCGTTGATGCGCCGTTGTATGGCTTGTTCGGCTTGGCGTGTGGCAGATAAGCTGCGCTGGGCTTCGGCTTTGGCTGCTTCCAATTTGGCTTGTGCGGCATTTAGTTGTTGTTGGATTTGACGTTGTTTTTCCGATAATTTGTTTTGTTGTGCAGCATATTTGTCCTGCTGTTTTTTCTCGCGCTCTGTCTGTTCGGTTCGCCATGCTTTGCGTTCATCTTCCAGTTTGCGTTTTTCCGCATCAGCTTCGGCAATCATGGCTTGCTTTTCCTGATGCAGTTTTTTGTTTAATGCGTCCAGTTTTTCCTGATTGTTTTTAAAGTTCTTTTTGCCCTGAATATACACACCCGCAAAGAACATACCCAACAACAAACCTGCAACAATAATCAACTTAATCCATGCCATAATCGGACCTATCTGTTTGCCATGATGTTAAAAAACTGCTTATATCACAGATAAAAGCAGTTTTAAACAGGATTTAAATCACACATCAATCTCAATGACAGTTAAATCAGGTGCAATCTCTAAAATCCGCCCCGTGGAAACATCGTAAAACACCGTCTGCCCCACCTGATAGCCCGTGCCATACAGCACCACCGCTGCCTTGCCTGCGGTGGTTTGTGCCGTCCATGCGCCGTTACCTTTGGGGGCAGTGATTTTGGCAACGGCGCGGGTTTCGTGGGGTAAAACGGCTCTTAATTGTTGCAGGATATTCACGGTGTTAATCTCCCATGTAACGGTCAATGGTTAAGGTTTGATAGACAGTGGGCGCATCGTTTTGCACGCTGGCAGAGATGCTAATCCCCGTAATCACGCCGCGCCATGTGCCGCCTGCTTCGGCGAAACCCCACAACTCGCCCAAACCTGCCCGATGCAGCCCGTATTTGGGCATTAGCGGCAGTTTGACGGTCTCTATTTTGTGTGTGCCTGTATCGCTTAATGCGGCGATGCCCGCAGCACGGCAGACGTTTTGCGCGGCATACAGCGGATGGGTTTGCGCGGCGGTGCGCGGGGTGCTGTCTGTACCGTCACGGCGCACCAACGCGGCATAGCCTTGTGCATGGGTTGCCCATACTTCCGCGCCGTTGCAGCGGGCAGAAACGCGCACTTGCCCGCTAATGGATAATATTGCGCTATCAGGCACTTGCACTTTGGGGGCAATCTCGCGCAACAACCATGCGGGTGCTGACCAGCGTTTTTTGAGGCTGATTTGTGGTAATTCGGGGTGGCTTTCTACGAAACCGCCTGCGGTGGTGGCAATTTCGGAAATCACTGCCATTGGCGTTTTGTCCGACAAGGCATATACGCCCGCTGGAATCAGCCAATCGGCGATTTCCCAATTTGATATTTTGACCCCTGTAAACTCAAGCTGTTGCGCGGCAATTTGGCGGGCGTACAGATTGGGGGCAATGCCTTGATTAACAGGCGCATAATCCGCGCCTAATAAGGCGGTTACGCTGCGCCCCGTTACGGTGTAGGTTTTGCGCCCGAATACGCGGTTATCGCCCCATTGCTCTGCCATGATGCGCCATGTTTCGCCGTTGATGTTGATGTCAATCAGCGGCGCATCGCCGTGGGCGCGGCTGGACAGGTTTAAGCGGGCAAACTCATCAGGCGGTAGGGTCAGGTTGCCTTGCCAGCAGTAACCGCCCATATCTGCGCGGATTTCAGCGGCAATCAGGTCTAAAGGCTTGCCGTCAAAGCTGGCAGAGATATGATTTTGCATAATATAACTGTCTCGCGGTGGAATTTCCGTGGATGTCTGCCCACAGGCAAACGGCAGCGGGATTTGCGCGGCATCGGGCATCATGCGGCGGCGCAGGAACGGTATCGGCAGATGCCCCGCATCGGGGCGCGGGCAACGGCGGCGGCGTGGCGGGTCGGGACGCTCAATCACGATTTCGCGCCATTCGCACGGCGGTTGCGTGCTGGGGCTGGTGGTGGTGCGGGCGCAGGAAACCACGTCTGCGCCGTGCTGGTGTGCTTGGGCGCAGCCTTTGACACCCGCTGCCGTGCCTGTTTGTGTGTTGATGCAGCCGTGGCGCGGTAATACTGCTGTTGTTTCCACCGCAGCACAGGATAGGCGCGGTGCGCCCGCTGTGTTGCCTGTATCAGCACAATGGCGTACATCGGCGAACACATCAGCCAGCAGCTTGGCGCAGGCAGACAGGTCAAACGGTACACGCCAGTTTGCCTGTGTTTCGTGGTACAGCTGTGCGAACACGGCAGACGGCAGGAAGCTGCACGACACCGCGTCCGCTGCCTCGCCCCAATTATGGCGATGCTCGGCTGCGGTACTTGCGCCTTGCCAATGGGCGTTTGCGCCGCCTGCATCGCTTTTGCCGTGCGCCCACGCCACACCCCAACAGGCAGACACGATGGGCGGCTGCGGTTTGGGTTTGGGCGTGGCATCATCGCGCTTGCCGAAGGGTATCGGTAACGTATCGGCGGCGTGGTGGCGGGTGGTATGGCTGAAACGGATGTACATGGCTAACCACTATCCACTTTGGGGCGCACAAAATCATACGCCACTGGCTCGTACTCGCCCTTGTAATCCCGCGCTAACAGCAGATAATCGCGGCGGTGGTCAAGATGGCTCAAGCGGTATGTGCCGTCTGCCGCGCTCCAAGTGCTGCGGACACAGCGCATACTGGCGCAGTCGTACAGGTAGATTTTGCGGCGGGCAGGTATGCCGTTTACGGTAACAATGCCCGCACCCGTCCCCGCAATATAGCCCTTGCCCGAATAACGGCTGCTCACCGCCGCACGGCGCGGCAGGCGCAAACTGATATTGATGCGGCGCGGCGGACGGGTACGCAGCGGACGGCGGGTAATCAGCAGGTTCATCAGGACTCCCAGTGGCTGACATTGAGCAGGTAATAACCGCGCTCTTGGTCGCCCGCGTTAAACTTGAGATACACATCATCTGTGCCATCAATCACAATCGGCGAACCGTCATGCACAATCCGCAAATTATTGTGTGCCTTAAACCAGCCGGGCATCAGTCCGCGCAGGCTGTAACGCTCGCGGACGGTTTCTTCCGCCAAATAAATCTCTGAAGCCAATGTACCGCCGCTAATCACATCGGGATAGTCGGCGTTTGCCGCTGCAAAACCCAAACTGTGCAGCAGCACGCCCGCTTCTGTTTCCGTATTGCCCCAAGTCCGCGCCATGCGTGCGCTGTTGCCGTAGGTGGTGGTCAATGCACGCAAATTGCCGTTAGACAAATAATCGTAACCGTCATAATGGCTGGATACAAACAGCGTATTGCCCGTGTCATCAGGTATCAGACTGGGGACATCGCCAAAAAAGAACATGGAGCAACCGTTGGTTTTGTAATAGTCGCCCATCGCGCCCACAATCAGGGTAAAGGCTTTGTCATGCCCAATTAACCACCAGCGGTCAGTGTTGTTTACATCCCGCTCAACATAGCCGAAACGGTCGTAGTTATTACTACGGTCACGCCCAAAATAGCCCGTTCCCGCATCAATGCCCGTCATCTCGCGGTAGGGGTGCAGACGCACCGAGCGGGTGCTGCTGTTATCTACGCGCAAATAATGGCGGTTGCTTTCGCCCGATGCGCTGCGAAACACGGCTACATTGGGCGTTTCAAAGGGCATATCCCAGCCCAAAGCGCGTTTTTCGCCATAACCTGATACCAAACAGGCTTTTAATAC is drawn from Conchiformibius steedae and contains these coding sequences:
- a CDS encoding mechanosensitive ion channel family protein: MIDFIRESQEVIRQIPLSREWLYTIILIPTIILTKLVLLRLHFRQHPELEIDEKRRIVVMGRNITLMLCIFVLFLVWATQIQTFALSMVALAAAAVLALKELIMCLSGSLVRFANKQYSVGDYIEINHIRGRVIDINLLNTLVMQIGPNPLIGRLSGKTVSFPNSLLLSFPLYRDNILGSYVVHMFDIPVPIHLDSDAIVPRLEAVLLEKCSPYIDEISAHLEAVQVQKLFITPPAQPSISRVPYDDKVYNLAVRFAAPVGLRVDIQQAVLDEFIRVQYRLLNP
- a CDS encoding GIY-YIG nuclease family protein; protein product: MAWIKLIIVAGLLLGMFFAGVYIQGKKNFKNNQEKLDALNKKLHQEKQAMIAEADAEKRKLEDERKAWRTEQTEREKKQQDKYAAQQNKLSEKQRQIQQQLNAAQAKLEAAKAEAQRSLSATRQAEQAIQRRINGYGDQYLIPSVQLIDDIAQEYSIHNAGEKLKTCRKQVRDSIQSGNATSGDAAVSKVLLDFFNTKAEQLLAEVKHENYGKLKQELADIYALTEYHAKAAAFAGAVRKDYYQLRQEELKWASVLHTLRTEEREQQRAIREQAREEERARKEYEKAMRDAAKEESMLQKAMDKARAELERATAEQRAQYESQLADLSQKLKEAEEKNQRALSMAQQTRAGHVYLISNIGSFGENMVKIGMTRRLEPLDRVRELGDASVPFLFDVHAIIYSDDAPALEKQLHRAFSDARVNKVNHRKEFFRVSPQQLKDKLAELGIQAQFTLAAEAAEYRETLRIEAMAHGERDKILNHLLEQET
- a CDS encoding tetratricopeptide repeat protein, whose amino-acid sequence is MGFKILRLFCHVLYDKINAKTCQNPRKFITKNYQTARQWFEKSAAQGNSDAQVGLGILYKDGLGVGQNYPSAYQWFSKAAAQNHAEAQYALGILYEHGWGVKQNYQAARQWFEKAVAQNHAGAQSNLGNLYVHGRGVTQNYQTARQWFEKAAAQNHATAQHNLGSLYALGWGVKQDYQAARKWYEKAAAQNHAVAQYGLGSLYYNGYGVAKNDQTARQWFEKAAAQNHEDAKKALEILKSQGH
- a CDS encoding DNA adenine methylase, encoding MANSPPASPLRGWFGGKSRLTSTLIPLIPAHHCYAEVFAGAAWLLFHKSPSRTEALNDINADIINLYRVVQNHSPELLRLAEQMLPSRDEYQRLQATPPDSLTDVQRAVRFLYLHRLSFGGRVIEQSCASRRNRPPRFNPQKLMQELTDSRQRLQGVMLERLPYSEFIRRYDADDTFFYVDPPYWGCEGAYGKGIFSRDDFSALATQLRGIKGKFLLSINDVPQIREIFDGFHTLPVKLRYSVPSGGNQRANELLIANYPLFKNNI